In Thermosphaera sp., the sequence AGAAGCCTTCGAAGTACACACAGGTTGGTCAATACCATGCGGAGCGAACTCCGTGGTCATGAAAGAAGACGTGATTGCCGGCGAGAAAACCATACACGTTCTTAAACCAGCATCTGTTGGAGGGAATGTTTCAAGGAGGGGCGAAGACTATGCAAAAGGGTCTGTGATAGCTAGGAGGGGGACTATTCTCGGACCATTCCACCTCGCAATACTCTCCAGCAATGGAATAGGCAGCGTTAAAGTCCTGAGGAAGATCAAAGTCGGCATCATAGCAACTGGAGACGAGATCATCAGACCAGGGTTTAAAAGAAGAGAGGGAGCATACTTCGACTCCTCAGGTATCCTAATACAAATGTTACTCGCGAATGACGGTTTTTACGATGTAAAATACTACGGTGTTTTCCCCGACGATGTTAAGCTTGTCAATGAAGTCTTAAACGAAGCAACACTAGTCAATGATATAGTTCTAACCGTTGGAGGGACTGGTGTCAGCAACAGTGATGTAACAGTCGAAGCCGCTGAGGATTTAGGAGAGATACTCTTCCGTGGAGTCAGAATGCGCCCCGGGAGGCCGACTAGCGCATCCCTTGTGAACGGTAGGCTCGTGCTACATTTATCTGGATATCCTGTCGCGGCTTGGACTGGCTACGAAATGCTCTTGAGGAGGGCTGTTGCACAGGCGCTAGGCTTAGTGAATTACGATAGAAAATTCACATACGCTAGGTTAAGTAAGAGGTTGCCCAACCAAGTCGGATACCACACTATTATTAGAGCCCGTTTGAACGAAGTGAACGGGGAGATTTTGGCAGAGCCTTACATGATTCGAGGTAGCGGGGTTTTAACCTCCTTAGTTTTCTCTCAAGGTTTCATCGAAATACCATCCTACGTTGAAGGCTTCGAAAAGGGTAATGTGGTCAAGGTTTTTCTCTTCTAGAATCCGAGATGACCCTATAGTAAATTGATTTGTAAATTTTGATTAATGATGGGGCAATAACGCTTACGATTTTAACACGAATGAGCATTTTCTCTATAAAGGCAACGTCTATCTCATCTAAACTCCTTAATAAGGCCATTATAATAGCGTAAAGAAGTAAAAGTAGGAGTATAGACGAGATCAGTGAGAACATGTTCAACACGAAAACTTGAGTAATTCTGAATCGGAGGATTTCTAAAAGTTTTTCGAGAAGAACAATGTTGAAAGCTAGAACTATTAAGTTCGCGACGATGGATGCGAGTATTGTTTTCGCAACTTTTGAAAAAATTAGGGTAATCTGGTACTTTAATCTAGCATAAACGAGGAAAAATACATGGGAAAAGACCTGATACAAACCAACTGTTAATGCTATTCCGTTTATCCCCATTAATTTTGAGGAAGCCTCTAACATGATTACCCCAACGACGAATGTCGCGAGACCGTTGATCGTTATAATCCTCTTGTCGTTAATAACTTGAAAGTATGCAGATAATATCATCCCATAATTATAAGTAATGAGGGGGAGGGCCATTAGCGTGAAGAATAGGGGCGCTAGACCATATTTTGCTCCGTAGACGATCCCCAATATCTTGTCTGAGAAGAAAAGGGCAAAGATAGAAAGTGGAAGGAGGGTTGAATTGAAGATCACAGCCAACCTCTCAACCGATTTTGCATGCGCATTATTTACCGAGACTTGGTAGGAGAGATATGGCAGAAGAGGTGTCGCTAGTGAAGCATAAATAGATAGTAAGGCCCCAATAAAGGCGGAACTTGCGTTAAAGTTTCCCACTATATAATTGCCTAGCTCGCCTAACCCGGCAGTCATGTAAGCGAGTTTTATTGAAATCATTCTCCCAAGAACTCCCATCAGAAAGCTTGGGATAAACATTGAGAAGGCGAATCTAACGTAGTCGCCGTATGCGAGATAGCATCGCCCTGGACTCTTATAAAACGGCTTAATAATTACCATGCTAATCGTCGCTATCACTATGTAACTTAATACGTATGATATGATTACCCCCTCTATTAAAAAGCCAAGCGATATTAATACGACCGCAGACGCTAGTTTAATGAGGCTTTGAGAAACTTGTAGAATAGCTCTTTTCCTGGCATCCCCTATTGCCGCGAGGAGTGAGATCGTCATTCCCGATAAAGCTGAGGGAAGAGGAGTTAGAGCTGTCATCATCACATACTTTTCAATCTCGTTCCTCTGCGTCATCAAGGTGCTCAACTCGCCAGGGATGAGTAAGAGGATCATTGTCAAGACCGCGTTGACAAATACTAATACTTTAGACGTAAGTAGAAGCGATTCACGAAGAGTGCACGAATCTCCTCTGGAATGGCTTATCGAAGAATACCTGAACAAGGCTGCGTTAAAACCCAGGTCTGAGAACATTAAGAGGAATGAGAGGGGGATGAGAGATAAGTTGTAAAGACCATATAATTCGGGGCCAAGGGCCCTTGAAACATACATCATTGTCGCAACCTGAAGTAATATCTGCAGGAGGGTTGCCACACCGTAGACGAAGGCCTGAACTGAGATGCTTTCTATACCCTCATCGCTCATTATTCAACCCTACTTGTTCCATGAGAGAACTGATTAGTTAATAATTAATGGTTCTAGTATTAAAATAATGTAGTTAAAAGGGTTGCTAGATGATACCTCAATCGCTTAGGGATATCGGGGAGAGAAACGTTATTGAAGAGATGATTAAAATAATTGGGAGTAGGATCGAGTCCGGCGAGATCCTCACGTATCCT encodes:
- a CDS encoding molybdopterin molybdotransferase MoeA, producing MKTLKELIEVEKAVEILTDKLKTIQYEEENLPLWMALGRILNEDVVALHDLPDVDRSAVDGFAVIAEDTYHATHYNPVELKLVKQLEKGKCIERGEAFEVHTGWSIPCGANSVVMKEDVIAGEKTIHVLKPASVGGNVSRRGEDYAKGSVIARRGTILGPFHLAILSSNGIGSVKVLRKIKVGIIATGDEIIRPGFKRREGAYFDSSGILIQMLLANDGFYDVKYYGVFPDDVKLVNEVLNEATLVNDIVLTVGGTGVSNSDVTVEAAEDLGEILFRGVRMRPGRPTSASLVNGRLVLHLSGYPVAAWTGYEMLLRRAVAQALGLVNYDRKFTYARLSKRLPNQVGYHTIIRARLNEVNGEILAEPYMIRGSGVLTSLVFSQGFIEIPSYVEGFEKGNVVKVFLF
- a CDS encoding oligosaccharide flippase family protein, which translates into the protein MSDEGIESISVQAFVYGVATLLQILLQVATMMYVSRALGPELYGLYNLSLIPLSFLLMFSDLGFNAALFRYSSISHSRGDSCTLRESLLLTSKVLVFVNAVLTMILLLIPGELSTLMTQRNEIEKYVMMTALTPLPSALSGMTISLLAAIGDARKRAILQVSQSLIKLASAVVLISLGFLIEGVIISYVLSYIVIATISMVIIKPFYKSPGRCYLAYGDYVRFAFSMFIPSFLMGVLGRMISIKLAYMTAGLGELGNYIVGNFNASSAFIGALLSIYASLATPLLPYLSYQVSVNNAHAKSVERLAVIFNSTLLPLSIFALFFSDKILGIVYGAKYGLAPLFFTLMALPLITYNYGMILSAYFQVINDKRIITINGLATFVVGVIMLEASSKLMGINGIALTVGLYQVFSHVFFLVYARLKYQITLIFSKVAKTILASIVANLIVLAFNIVLLEKLLEILRFRITQVFVLNMFSLISSILLLLLLYAIIMALLRSLDEIDVAFIEKMLIRVKIVSVIAPSLIKIYKSIYYRVISDSRREKP